One window of the Triticum dicoccoides isolate Atlit2015 ecotype Zavitan chromosome 3B, WEW_v2.0, whole genome shotgun sequence genome contains the following:
- the LOC119277829 gene encoding aarF domain-containing protein kinase 1-like isoform X2 — translation MPLPLAQVQELRDRLSDRFRPWSRSAQFWVRAVDIYGSYKVCQLRTGFVKDEEEREAMWEQQHEIGAQKMYSLCSELGGLFLKAAQILGKPDLAPTAWVKRLVTLCDKAPSTPIEVVRDVVEKQFCKSFDEIFDFFEVEPVGSASIAQVHRARLKSSKTDVAVKVQHPGAEQLMMVDIRNMQAFALFLQKYDINFDLFSATKEMEKQICYEFDFVREARAMERIREFLRVSNKKSPVVVPRVIPGMISREVLVMEFIQGTPIMNLSSEMSKRGIDPAGKLAAMAKQKILTDLTLAYGQMILKDGFFHADPHPGNILICNNTEVALLDYGQVKEMPEDLRLAYANLVIAMADDDLLRTKESLRVKRSVVPPFCKCQPFVPLLRFLEDHAPE, via the exons ATGCCGCTGCCGCTGGCGCAGGTGCAGGAGCTGCGGGACCGCCTCTCCGACCGCTTCCGCCCGTGGAGCCGCTCCGCGCAGTTCTGGGTCCGCGCCGTCGACATCTACGGCAGCTACAAG GTGTGCCAGCTGCGCACGGGGTTCGTCAAGGATGAGGAGGAGCGGGAGGCCATGTGGGAGCAGCAGCACGAGATCGGCGCCCAGAAGATGTACTCCCTCTGCTCCGAGCTCGGCGGCCTCTTCCTCAAG GCTGCTCAAATTCTGGGGAAGCCCGATTTGGCGCCGACGGCCTGGGTGAAGAGGCTTGTTACATTGTGCGATAAGGCTCCGTCCACGCCGATCGAAGTTGTCAGAGATGTTGTGGAGAAACAGTTCTGCAAGAGCTTTGATGAGATATTCGATTTCTTTGAAGTTGAGCCTGTTGGGTCTGCTTCTATTGCACAG GTGCATCGAGCGaggcttaaatcatccaagacagaTGTTGCTGTCAAG GTTCAACATCCAGGAGCTGAACAATTGATGATGGTTGATATCCGGAACATGCAAGCATTTGCCCTGTTCTTACAGAAATATGACATCAACTTTGATCTGTTCTCCGCCACAAAAGAGATGGAAAAGCAG ATATGCTATGAGTTTGATTTTGTGCGAGAAGCAAGAGCAATGGAAAGAATACGAGAATTCTTACGTGTTAGCAATAAGAAATCTCCGGTTGTGGTGCCTCGTGTGATTCCTGGAATGATTAGCAG AGAGGTCTTGGTCATGGAATTCATACAAGGAACCCCAATAATGAATCTCAGCAGTGAAATGTCTAAAAGAGGAATTGATCCTGCTGGTAAGCTTGCAGCAATGGCAAAGCA GAAGATTCTAACGGATCTTACACTTGCTTATGGCCAAATGATCTTGAAGGATGGCTTTTTCCATGCAGATCCACACCCAGGAAACATCCTTATCTGCAACAACACAGAG GTAGCTTTGCTTGACTATGGACAAGTGAAAGAAATGCCCGAGGATTTACGTCTGGCTTATGCAAATCTTGTCATTGCCATGGCCGATGATGATCTTTTGAGGACTAAAGAAAGTCTCAG
- the LOC119277830 gene encoding uncharacterized protein LOC119277830: MAAARAARRLCHAAAAAQPPRLKKLALHPPKSVEVQFADGSTFHLSAEFLRVYSPAADSKIRSIAGEKVIFGRRHVGIMSAESIGNYGVRILFDDLHKTGIFTWDYLHHLGSNKFSLSRNYIRTLRKHGLSRDPQRRK; the protein is encoded by the exons atggcggcggcgagggcggcccggcggcTGTgccacgcggcggcggcggcgcagccccCGCGGCTGAAGAAGCTCGCGCTGCACCCGCCCAAATCG GTAGAGGTTCAATTTGCAGATGGCAGTACATTCCATCTGTCAGCTGAGTTTCTCAGAGTCTACAGCCCAGCAGCTGACAGCAAGATCAGATCAATAGCTGGCGAGAAG GTTATATTTGGGCGCCGACATGTTGGAATAATGTCAGCTGAATCAATAGGAAACTATGGAGTCCG GATACTGTTCGATGATTTGCACAAGACTGGGATCTTCACTTGGGATTACTTGCACCATCTGGGTTCTAACAAATTCAGTCTATCACGAAATTATATCAGAACTTTGAGGAAACATGGTCTTAGTCGGGATCCTCAGAGAAGGAAATGA